From a region of the Etheostoma cragini isolate CJK2018 chromosome 20, CSU_Ecrag_1.0, whole genome shotgun sequence genome:
- the odf3l2a gene encoding outer dense fiber protein 3-like protein 2a: protein MQEVAKKRPIISARERGPGPGRYSLPSTVGYINHDFTKSNSPAYSFHSRMSSAMVSVDSSPGPRYHIDAKVTRFGRMETPSYSILGRGRRITGNNKDMLFQTPGPGAYSPEKGLPLSGHHRPPSYTMGSRTRYRSVDAVPAPNSYSLPNLLGCQVPNKPSSASYSFLGRRKIGAPSNDLSMSPGPAKYDTTNPDIYHQRQPSFSMQRRTKRPSYSSAIPGPGTYSPEKFHGHLPKPPAFTLGVRHSEFVTPLVVDVVD from the exons ATGCAGGAGGTGGCGAAGAAACGCCCGATAATCTCTGCTAGAGAAAGAG GCCCGGGCCCTGGACGCTACTCTCTGCCCTCTACAGTTGGATACATCAACCATGACTTCACCAAGTCCAACAGCCCTGCATACTCCTTTCACAGCCGCATGAGCAGTGCAA TGGTCTCTGTGGACTCCAGCCCAGGACCAAGGTACCACATTGACGCCAAAGTCACTCGGTTTGGCCGGATGGAAACCCCCTCCTACTCCATTTTGGGCAGAGGAAGGCGAATAACAGGGAACAACAAAg ACATGTTGTTCCAGACTCCAGGGCCCGGGGCCTACAGCCCAGAGAAGGGTCTCCCTCTCAGTGGTCACCACAGACCACCATCCTACACCATGGGCTCTCGCACCAGATACCGCTCTGTGGATGCTGTACCAGCACCCAACAG CTACAGTCTTCCTAATCTGCTGGGCTGCCAGGTTCCCAACAAACCCTCCAGCGCCAGCTACAGCTTCTTAGGCCGGAGGAAGATCGGAGCTCCCTCCAATGACCTCTCCATGAGCCCTGGACCAGCAAAATACGACACCACCAACCCAGACATTTACCACCAACGGCAGCCCTCCTTCTCCATGCAGAGACGGACTAAGAGGCCTAGTTATTCCTCTGCTATCCCCGGCCCCGGCACCTACAGCCCGGAGAAGTTTCATGGCCATCTCCCCAAACCACCAGCCTTCACTTTGGGTGTCAGACACTCAGAGTTTGTTACCCCACTCGTGGTGGATGTTGTGGACTGA
- the crlf1a gene encoding cytokine receptor-like factor 1a isoform X1, giving the protein MKVVLDICLMFLMLHTPGVLSLSTHVAVVYPQDPVLRMGSTLTASCWVHPDLGVHASSLFWTLNGQQLPSSLYRVLSPTNLSVTLAGLNASRQTSGDNLVCHNHKGHILAGSCLYVGMPPEKPVNLTCWSRNTKDLTCSWAPGGKGETNISTQYILKYKLRWYGKEKECEDYTHTQPYSCSITRDLHLFTPYEIWVEASNQLGRATSDVITLDILDVVTTDPPSGVTVSRVGQLEDQLSVRWEAPPALKDFLFQAKYQIRYRLEDSQDWKVMDDFGNQTSCRLAGLRPGTVYFVQVRCNPVGIYGSRKAGIWSEWSHPTAASTPHSERLMSGSCDSKSSGDSNSTLRRELKQFFGWVRKHAYGCSSMSMKLYDQWRVLMQKSHKTRNQVLQGDKS; this is encoded by the exons ATGAAAGTCGTCTTGGATATCTGCTTGATGTTCCTCATGCTGCACACTCCCGGCGTGCTGTCCTTGTCCACAC ATGTAGCAGTGGTCTACCCCCAGGACCCCGTCCTTCGCATGGGGTCCACCCTGACCGCCAGCTGCTGGGTCCACCCCGACCTCGGTGTCCACGCCAGCTCTCTGTTTTGGACGCTCAACGGTCAACAGCTGCCCAGCTCCCTGTACAGAGTGCTGAGCCCTACCAACCTCAGCGTGACGCTGGCCGGACTCAACGCCTCCAGACAGACGTCCGGCGACAACCTGGTATGTCACAACCACAAGGGACACATCTTGGCTGGCTCCTGCCTCTACGTTGGAA TGCCACCAGAGAAGCCGGTCAATCTGACCTGCTGGTCCAGGAACACCAAAGACCTGACTTGCAGCTGGGCTCcaggaggaaaaggagagacAAACATTAGCACACAGTATATTCTCAAATACAAACTCAG GTGGTATGGTAAGGAGAAGGAGTGTGAGGATTACACTCATACGCAACCTTACTCCTGCAGCATCACTCGGGACCTGCACCTCTTCACGCCCTATGAGATCTGGGTGGAGGCCTCTAACCAGCTGGGCCGGGCTACCTCCGATGTCATCACCCTCGACATCCTAGACGTGG tgACCACGGACCCTCCATCAGGTGTGACTGTCAGTCGTGTTGGGCAGTTAGAAGATCAGCTGAGTGTTCGCTGGGAGGCCCCCCCCGCTCTCAAAGACTTCCTGTTTCAGGCCAAATACCAGATCCGCTACAGACTGGAGGACAGCCAAGACTGGAAG GTGATGGATGATTTTGGGAATCAGACATCTTGTAGATTGGCTGGACTGAGGCCTGGAACAGTGTACTTCGTCCAG GTTCGCTGTAACCCTGTGGGCATCTACGGCTCTCGCAAAGCTGGGATCTGGAGCGAGTGGAGCCATCCAACTGCTGCATCCACACCCCACAGTG AGCGCCTGATGTCGGGCTCCTGTGACTCAAAGTCTAGCGGGGACTCCAACTCCACCCTGCGCAGGGAGCTGAAGCAGTTCTTCGGGTGGGTGCGGAAACACGCCTACGGGTGCAGCAGCATGTCCATGAAGCTATACGACCAGTGGAGAGTGCTGATGCAGAAATCCCACAAAACTCGCAACCAG GTTCTCCAAGGGGATAAATCCTAG
- the crlf1a gene encoding cytokine receptor-like factor 1a isoform X2, with protein sequence MKVVLDICLMFLMLHTPGVLSLSTHVAVVYPQDPVLRMGSTLTASCWVHPDLGVHASSLFWTLNGQQLPSSLYRVLSPTNLSVTLAGLNASRQTSGDNLVCHNHKGHILAGSCLYVGMPPEKPVNLTCWSRNTKDLTCSWAPGGKGETNISTQYILKYKLRWYGKEKECEDYTHTQPYSCSITRDLHLFTPYEIWVEASNQLGRATSDVITLDILDVVTTDPPSGVTVSRVGQLEDQLSVRWEAPPALKDFLFQAKYQIRYRLEDSQDWKVMDDFGNQTSCRLAGLRPGTVYFVQVRCNPVGIYGSRKAGIWSEWSHPTAASTPHSERLMSGSCDSKSSGDSNSTLRRELKQFFGWVRKHAYGCSSMSMKLYDQWRVLMQKSHKTRNQVGSPRG encoded by the exons ATGAAAGTCGTCTTGGATATCTGCTTGATGTTCCTCATGCTGCACACTCCCGGCGTGCTGTCCTTGTCCACAC ATGTAGCAGTGGTCTACCCCCAGGACCCCGTCCTTCGCATGGGGTCCACCCTGACCGCCAGCTGCTGGGTCCACCCCGACCTCGGTGTCCACGCCAGCTCTCTGTTTTGGACGCTCAACGGTCAACAGCTGCCCAGCTCCCTGTACAGAGTGCTGAGCCCTACCAACCTCAGCGTGACGCTGGCCGGACTCAACGCCTCCAGACAGACGTCCGGCGACAACCTGGTATGTCACAACCACAAGGGACACATCTTGGCTGGCTCCTGCCTCTACGTTGGAA TGCCACCAGAGAAGCCGGTCAATCTGACCTGCTGGTCCAGGAACACCAAAGACCTGACTTGCAGCTGGGCTCcaggaggaaaaggagagacAAACATTAGCACACAGTATATTCTCAAATACAAACTCAG GTGGTATGGTAAGGAGAAGGAGTGTGAGGATTACACTCATACGCAACCTTACTCCTGCAGCATCACTCGGGACCTGCACCTCTTCACGCCCTATGAGATCTGGGTGGAGGCCTCTAACCAGCTGGGCCGGGCTACCTCCGATGTCATCACCCTCGACATCCTAGACGTGG tgACCACGGACCCTCCATCAGGTGTGACTGTCAGTCGTGTTGGGCAGTTAGAAGATCAGCTGAGTGTTCGCTGGGAGGCCCCCCCCGCTCTCAAAGACTTCCTGTTTCAGGCCAAATACCAGATCCGCTACAGACTGGAGGACAGCCAAGACTGGAAG GTGATGGATGATTTTGGGAATCAGACATCTTGTAGATTGGCTGGACTGAGGCCTGGAACAGTGTACTTCGTCCAG GTTCGCTGTAACCCTGTGGGCATCTACGGCTCTCGCAAAGCTGGGATCTGGAGCGAGTGGAGCCATCCAACTGCTGCATCCACACCCCACAGTG AGCGCCTGATGTCGGGCTCCTGTGACTCAAAGTCTAGCGGGGACTCCAACTCCACCCTGCGCAGGGAGCTGAAGCAGTTCTTCGGGTGGGTGCGGAAACACGCCTACGGGTGCAGCAGCATGTCCATGAAGCTATACGACCAGTGGAGAGTGCTGATGCAGAAATCCCACAAAACTCGCAACCAGGTAG GTTCTCCAAGGGGATAA